Part of the Penicillium digitatum chromosome 4, complete sequence genome is shown below.
CCCCAGTCTTCACAGCTCCACAGGATACAAATCAAACCGCCACCCAACAAGACCAAAACAACCTCTTCCACAAGCCTTCAATCGATGCTTTCTCTGTCTCTTCTTTCTAGAGCCCACACACAATAATCCCGTCGCAACTCTCTCGGAGGCAGCCCAACCGAATCAACAATGCCAACCATCGACCATGTCCCTCAACCCACGCGCCGCAGACGCATCGTGGTCGCAATGACCGGCGCAACGGGCGCAATTCTCGGAATCAAAGCGCTCATCGCGCTCCGTCGCCTAAACGTTGAGACCCACTTGGTCATAAGCAAATGGGCCGAGGCAACCATCAAATACGAAACCGACTACCACCCATCGAATGTCAAAGCATTGGCAGACCATGTGCACAGCATCAACGATATGGCTGCGCCGATTGCTAGTGGGTCTTTCAAGACCGATGGCATGATCGTTGTTCCATGCAGCATGAAGACACTTGCTGCTATTCGCAGTGGATTCTGTGATGATTTGATCTCGCGTAGTGCAGATGTTATGTTAAAAGAGAGACGGAAACTTGTGCTTGTTGCGAGAGAGACCCCGCTTAGCGATATTCATCTGAGTAATATGTTAGAGGTTTCCCGCGCTGGTGCCATCATCTTTCCTCCGGTGCCGGCGTACTATATCCGGGCTGCGTCGGTGGATGACTTGGTTAATCAGACTGTGGGGCGTATTTTGGATTTGTTTGATTTGGATACGGGGGACTTTGAGAGATGGGAGGGATGGCAGACGGAGAAATGAAGGGGTAGTGTGGGATTGTTTTACGTTGT
Proteins encoded:
- a CDS encoding PadA1 — translated: MPTIDHVPQPTRRRRIVVAMTGATGAILGIKALIALRRLNVETHLVISKWAEATIKYETDYHPSNVKALADHVHSINDMAAPIASGSFKTDGMIVVPCSMKTLAAIRSGFCDDLISRSADVMLKERRKLVLVARETPLSDIHLSNMLEVSRAGAIIFPPVPAYYIRAASVDDLVNQTVGRILDLFDLDTGDFERWEGWQTEK